Proteins found in one Lepeophtheirus salmonis chromosome 9, UVic_Lsal_1.4, whole genome shotgun sequence genomic segment:
- the LOC121124494 gene encoding transmembrane protein 45B — protein sequence MNGHQGLTSGDCWHCSLLSVQSFHLSATNMLQFSGYILPGVIFLILGLRWACHCLWDWSKKGLARDYERAALPVPSPNYQLCPASAYTLPWEGIIKLILTGLGIVISVVLGGTPHQNRMEDYVGNIRHATIYLFFALSGLTDILVYYCGYSILPEGIQSFILSVAFAIEGLIFSMRLRFESYLEQQIHILLVVDIFACAFTSALEVLYDNKLIKFCRTYLCLVQGTWLIHGGFIVNGEDNTSTGASYPEALEWVSIIFGWHVAGNFILFVGSLLLIRAASKTDLFENFCCSFSLKMDQSSLDTTLRTTPTMVISSSTSSSTSKSDTKFIPNKLSTNHHNATLRALPSLPQPRVHQHSHHQHYRPEVVYPTQRIDPPSASPPMIVEAIPKDNIGVSYDEDNSLEEPYNTLAKSPDLRSSIKLKESSLI from the exons ATGAATGGTCATCAAGGCCTGACTTCCGGAGATTGCTGGCACTGTAGTCTCCTTTCCGTTCAATCCTTTCATCTATCAGCAACAAACATGCTCCAGTTTTCAGGCTATATACTCCCCGGAGTCATTTTCCTCATTTTAGGACTCCGATGGGCATGTCACTGTCTATGGGACTGGTCAAAAAAGGGTTTAGCTCGGGACTATGAAAGAGCAGCTCTTCCCGTGCCTAGTCCAAATTATCAGCTTTGTCCTGCGTCTGCCTACACGCTTCCTTGGGAAGGGATCATCAAGCTCATACTCACGGGATTGGGTATAGTTATCTCTGTTGTCTTAGGAGGAACTCCTCATCAAAATAGAATGGAGGACTATGTGGGGAATATTCGACATGCCaccatttatttattctttgctCTCAGTGGCCTAACAGAcattcttgtttattattgcGGTTACTCAATACTCCCTGAAGGGATTCAAAGTTTTATTCTGAGCGTTGCATTTGCAATTGAAGGACTTATATTTTCAATGCGGCTTAGATTTGAATCATATTTGGAGcagcaaatacatattttattggttGTGGATATATTTGCGTGTGCTTTCACCAGTGCATTGGAA GTTTTGTACGACAATAAACTCATCAAATTCTGCAGAACATACTTATGCCTTGTTCAAGGAACATGGCTAATTCACGGAGGTTTCATTGTCAATGGAGAAGACAATACTTCTACCGGAGCCAGCTATCCGGAAGCTCTTGAATGGGTATCAATCATATTTGGCTGGCACGTTGCAGGGAACTTTATACTTTTCGTTGGATCTCTACTCCTAATACGTGCTGCCTCAAAAACAGACCTCTTTGAAAACTTTTGCTGTTCCTTTAGTCTCAAGATGGATCAGAGTTCCCTGGATACGACGCTTCGCACAACCCCTACCATGGTCATATCCTCTTCCACATCCTCATCTACATCCAAATCTGATACAAAATTCATACCAAATAAACTTTCCACTAATCACCATAACGCCACACTACGAGCTCTTCCCTCTCTACCTCAACCCCGCGTCCATCAACACTCTCACCATCAGCACTATCGTCCAGAAGTTGTGTATCCCACCCAAAGGATAGATCCCCCCTCCGCATCACCTCCCATGATTGTTGAGGCTATTCCTAAAGACAATATAGGTGTATCATATGATGAAGACAATTCATTAGAAGAGCCCTACAACACCCTCGCTAAAAGTCCAGATCTTCGCTCATCAATTAAACTCAAAGAAAGCAGTTTGATTTAA